One region of Gorilla gorilla gorilla isolate KB3781 chromosome 15, NHGRI_mGorGor1-v2.1_pri, whole genome shotgun sequence genomic DNA includes:
- the ZFHX2 gene encoding zinc finger homeobox protein 2 isoform X2, with the protein MATLNSASTTGTTPSPGHNAPSLPSDTSSSSTPSDPVTKDPPAASSTSENMKSSEPGGQLLESGCGLVPPKEIGEPQEGPDCGHFPPNDPGVEKDKQQEEEEEGLPPMDLSNHLFFTAGGEAYLVAKLSLPGGSELLLPKGFPWGEAGIKEEPSLPFLAYPPPSHLTALHIQHGFDPIQGFSSSDQILSHDTSAPSPAACEERHGAFWSYQLAPNPPGDPKDGPMGNSRGNHVAVFWLCLLCRLGFSKPQAFMDHTQSHGVKLTPAQYQGLSGSPAVLQEGDEGCKALISFLEPKLPARPSSDIPLDNSSTVNMEANVAQTEDGPPEAEVQALILLDEEVMALSPPFPPTATWDPSPTQAKELPVAAGEAGPDWFPEGQEEDGGLCPPLNQSSPTSKEGGTLPAPVGSPEDPSDPPQPYRLADDYTPAPAAFQGLSLSSHMSLLHSRNSCKTLKCPKCNWHYKYQQTLDVHMREKHPESNSHCSYCSAGGAHPRLARGESYNCGYKPYRCDVCNYSTTTKGNLSIHMQSDKHLANLQGFQAGPGGQGSPPEASLPPSAGDKEPKTKSSWQCKVCSYETNISRNLRIHMTSEKHMQNVLMLHQGLPLGLPPGLMGPGPPPPPGATPTSPPELFQYFGPQALGQPQTPLAGSGLRPDKPREAQLLLNGFHHLGAPARKFPTSDDSLSLKVFRCLVCQAFSTDNLELLLYHCSIGRSLPEAEWKEVAGDTHRCKLCCYGTQLKANFQLHLKTDKHAQKYQLAAHLREGGGAMGTPSPVSLGDGAPYGSVSPLHLRCNICDFESNSKEKMQLHARGAAHEENSQIYKFLLDMEGAEAGAELGLYHCLLCAWETPSRLAVLQHLRTPAHRDAQAQRRLQLLQNGPTAEEGPAALQSILSFSHGQLRTPGKAPVTPLAEPPTPEKDAQNKTEQLASEETENKTGPSRDSANQTTVYCCPYCSFLSPQSSQVRAHTLSQHAVQPKYRCPLCQEQLVGRPALHFHLSHLHNVVPECVEKLLLVATTVEMTFTTKVLSGPTLSLLDNGQEPPTQGPEPTPSRDQAAEGPNLTPEASPDPLPEPPLASVEAPDKPSGSPGQPPSPAPSPVPEPDAQAEDVAPPPTMAEEEDGTTGELRSAEPAPADSRHPLTYRKTTNFALDKFLDPARPYKCTVCKESFTQKNILLVHYNSVSHLHKMKKAAIDPSAPARGEAGAPPTTTAATDKPFKCTVCRVSYNQSSTLEIHMRSVLHQTRSRGTKTDSKIEGPERSQEEPKEGETEGEVGTEKKGPDTSGFISGLPFLSPPPPPLDLHRFPAPLFTPPVLPPFPLVPESLLKLQQQQLLLPFYLHDLKVGPKLTLAGPAPVLSLPAATPPPPPQPPKAELAEREWERPPMAKEGNEAGPSSPPDPLPNEAARTAAKALLENFGFELVIQYNEGKQAVPPPPTPPPPEALGGGDKLACGACGKLFSNMLILKTHEEHVHRRFLPFEALSRYAAQFRKSYDSLYPPLAEPPKPPDGSLDSPAPHLGPPFLVPEPEAGGTRAPEERNRAGGHWPTEEEESSRGNLPPLVPAGRRFSRTKFTEFQTQALQSFFETSAYPKDGEVERLASLLGLASRVVVVWFQNARQKARKNACEGGSMPTGGGTGGASGCRRCHATFSCVFELVRHLKKCYDDQTLEEEEEEAERGEEEEEVEEEEVEEEQGLEPPAGPEGPLPEPPDGEELSQAEATKAGGKEPEEKATPSPSPAHTCDQCAISFSSQDLLTSHRRLHFLPSLQPSAPPQLLDLPLLVFGERNPLVAATSPMPGPPLKRKHEDGSLSPTGSEAGGGGEGEPPRDKRLRTTILPEQLEILYRWYMQDSNPTRKMLDCISEEVGLKKRVVQVWFQNTRARERKGQFRSTPGGVPSPAVKPPATATPASLPKFNLLLGKVDDGTGREAPKREAPAFPYPTATLASGPQPFLPPGKEATTPTPEPPLPLLPPPPPSEEEGPEEPPKASPESEACSLSAGDLSDSSASSLAEPESPGAGGTSGGPGGGTGVPDGMGQRRYRTQMSSLQLKIMKACYEAYRTPTMQECEVLGEEIGLPKRVIQVWFQNARAKEKKAKLQGTAAGSTGGSSEGPLAAQRTDCPYCDVKYDFYVSCRGHLFSRQHLAKLKEAVRAQLKSESKCYDLAPAPEAPPALKAPPATTPASMPLGAAPTLPRLAPVLLSGPALAQPPLGNLAPFNSGPAASSGLLGLATSVLPTTTVVQTAGPGRPLPQRPMPDQTNTSTAGTTDPVPGPPTEPLGDKVSSERKPVAGPTSSSNDALKNLKALKTTVPALLGGQFLPFPLPPAGGTAPPAVFGPQLQGAYFQQLYGMKKGLFPMNPMIPQTLIGLLPNALLQPPPQPPEPTATAPPKPPELPAPGEGEAGEVDELLTGSTGISTVDVTHRYLCHQCKMAFDGEAPATAHQRSFCFFGRGSGGSMPPPLRVPICTYHCLACEVLLSGREALASHLRSSAHRRKAAPPQGGPPISITNAATAASAAVAFAKEEARLPHTDSNPKTTTTSTLLAL; encoded by the exons ATGGCCACCCTTAACTCAGCCTCTACCACTGGTACCACCCCCTCCCCTGGGCACAATGCCCCGTCCCTGCCTTCGGACACCTCCTCCTCCAGCACCCCCTCTGATCCTGTCACCAAAGATCCCCCTGCTGCCTCCTCCACCTCTGAGAACATGAAGTCCTCAGAGCCAGGGGGACAGCTCCTGGAGTCAGGCTGTGGCCTCGTCCCACCAAAGGAGATTGGGGAGCCCCAGGAAGGGCCTGACTGTGGTCACTTCCCACCAAATGACCCAGGGGTGGAAAAGGACaagcagcaggaggaggaagaagaagggctCCCTCCCATGGACCTAAGCAACCACTTATTCTTCACAGCTGGAGGTGAGGCCTACCTAGTGGCCAAGCTGTCCCTGCCAGGTGGCAGTGAACTCCTGTTACCAAAGGGCTTCCCCTGGGGTGAGGCGGGCATCAAAGAAGAGCCCAGTCTGCCCTTCCTTGCCTACCCACCCCCCTCACACCTCACTGCCCTTCACATCCAACATGGCTTTGACCCAATCCAAGGCTTTAGCTCTTCTGACCAAATTCTGTCCCATGATACCTCAGCACCATCTCCGGCTGCCTGTGAGGAAAGGCATGGAGCTTTCTGGAGCTACCAGCTGGCTCCAAATCCACCCGGAGATCCCAAAGATGGCCCCATGGGGAACAGCAGGGGCAACCACGTGGCAGTCTTCTGGCTCTGCCTTCTGTGCCGCCTGGGTTTCAGCAAGCCCCAGGCCTTTATGGATCACACACAGTCTCATGGGGTGAAGCTAACCCCTGCCCAATATCAGGGCCTGTCAGGTAGCCCAGCTGTGCTCCAGGAGGGAGATGAAGGCTGCAAGGCCCTCATAAGCTTTCTGGAGCCAAAACTCCCTGCTCGCCCCTCTTCTGACATACCCCTTGACAATAGCAGCACAGTGAACATGGAGGCGAATGTGGCCCAGACAGAGGATGGCCCCCCTGAGGCAGAAGTCCAGGCCCTTATCCTCCTGGATGAAGAAGTTATGGCCCTCAGCCCACCCTTTCCACCCACAGCCACCTGGGACCCCAGCCCAACCCAAGCCAAAGAATTGCCAGTAGCAGCAGGCGAGGCAGGGCCAGATTGGTTCCCTGAGGGGCAAGAAGAGGATGGAGGGCTCTGCCCCCCACTCAACCAAAGCTCACCCACCTCCAAGGAGGGGGGCACTCTCCCTGCCCCAGTGGGCTCCCCCGAAGACCCCAGTGACCCACCCCAGCCCTATCGCCTAGCTGATGACTACACCCCAGCCCCTGCAGCCTTCCAGGGCCTCAGCCTGTCCAGCCACATGTCCCTGCTCCACTCACGCAACTCCTGCAAGACACTCAAGTGTCCCAAGTGCAACTGGCACTACAAGTACCAGCAGACCCTGGATGTGCACATGCGAGAGAAGCACCCTGAGAGCAACAGTCACTGCAGCTACTGCAGTGCTGGGGGCGCCCACCCCCGCCTTGCTCGTGGAGAGAGCTACAACTGTGGCTACAAACCCTACCGCTGTGACGTCTGCAACTACTCTACAACCACCAAAGGCAACCTCAGCATCCATATGCAGTCTGACAAGCACCTGGCCAACCTGCAGGGCTTCCAGGCGGGCCCTGGTGGGCAAGGAAGTCCACCAGAGGCATCACTCCCACCCTCTGCGGGAGACAAAGAGCCTAAGACCAAATCATCCTGGCAGTGCAAGGTGTGCAGCTACGAGACAAACATCTCCCGCAACCTGCGCATCCATATGACCTCTGAGAAGCACATGCAGAATGTCCTAATGCTGCACCAGGGGCTGCCGCTGGGCCTGCCACCTGGATTGATGGGGCCaggccctcctcccccaccaggGGCTACCCCCACTAGCCCCCCTGAACTCTTCCAGTACTTTGGGCCCCAGGCCCTAGGGCAGCCTCAGACTCCCTTGGCTGGCTCGGGGCTGAGGCCAGACAAGCCCCGGGAAGCCCAGCTACTTCTCAATGGTTTCCACCACCTAGGAGCACCTGCCCGCAAGTTCCCCACATCCG ACGACAGCCTGTCCCTGAAGGTATTCCGCTGCCTAGTGTGCCAGGCCTTCAGCACAGACAACCTGGAGCTGCTGCTCTACCACTGCAGCATAGGCCGGAGCCTCCCGGAAGCTGAATGGAAGGAGGTGGCTGGTGACACCCACCGCTGCAAGCTTTGCTGCTATGGCACCCAGCTCAAGGCCAACTTCCAACTCCACCTCAAGACTGACAAACATGCTCAGAAGTACCAGCTGGCAGCCCACCTGCGGGAGGGGGGTGGAGCCATGGGCACCCCTTCCCCAGTGTCCCTGGGAGATGGGGCTCCTTATGGGTCTGTCTCCCCACTACACCTGCGCTGCAACATCTGTGACTTTGAGTCCAACAGCAAGGAGAAGATGCAGCTGCATGCCAGGGGTGCAGCCCACGAAGAAAACAGCCAAATCTATAAG TTTCTGCTGGACATGGAGGGAGCAGAggcaggggcagagctggggctaTACCACTGCCTGTTGTGTGCGTGGGAGACACCCTCCCGCTTGGCTGTGCTGCAACACCTGCGCACACCTGCCCACCGCGATGCCCAGGCCCAGAGGCGTCTGCAGCTGCTACAGAATGGCCCAACCGCTGAGGAAGGACCCGCAGCTCTTCAGAGCATCCTGAGCTTCAGCCACGGGCAGCTCCGGACTCCCG GGAAGGCTCCTGTCACCCCCTTAGCTGAGCCACCCACCCCTGAGAAAGATGCCCAGAACAAGACAGAACAATTGG CTtcagaagagacagaaaacaagaCTGGCCCTTCCAGAGACAGTGCCAACCAGACCACG GTATACTGCTGTCCATACTGCAGCTTCCTGAGCCCACAGTCCAGCCAGGTGAGGGCTCATACACTCTCCCAGCATGCAGTGCAGCCCAAGTACAGATGCCCACTGTGCCAGGAACAGCTGGTGGGCCGGCCTGCCCTGCACTTCCACCTTAGCCACCTTCACAACGTGGTGCCCGAGTGCGTTGAGAAGCTGCTGCTTGTA GCTACAACTGTAGAAATGACATTTACAACCAAAGTGCTGTCTGGACCCACATTAAGCCTTCTGGACAATGGCCAGGAACCCCCCACTCAGGGGCCAGAGCCTACACCGAGCAGAGACCAGGCAGCAG AAGGCCCTAACCTGACCCCAGAAGCCAGTCCAGATCCTCTTCCTGAGCCTCCCCTGGCCTCAGTTGAGGCCCCAGACAAACCCTCGGGAAGCCCTGGCCAACCCCCTTCTCCAGCCCCATCTCCAGTCCCTGAACCTGATGCCCAAGCTGAAGACGTAGCTCCTCCGCCCACCATGGCTGAGGAGGAAGACGGGACCACTGGAGAGCTCCGCTCTGCAGAGCCAGCTCCAGCTGACTCTCGCCACCCTCTGACCTATCGGAAAACCACCAACTTTGCCCTGGACAAGTTTCTCGACCCTGCCCGGCCCTATAAGTGCACTGTGTGTAAGGAGTCCTTCACCCAGAAGAATATTCTGTTGGTTCATTATAATTCTGTCTCCCACCTTCACAAGATGAAGAAGGCTGCCATTGACCCCTCTGCCCCTGCACGGGGAGAGGCCGGTGCCCCACCCACCACCACTGCTGCCACAGACAAGCCCTTTAAGTGCACAGTCTGCAGAGTCTCCTACAACCAGAGCTCCACCCTGGAGATCCACATGCGGTCAGTTCTGCATCAGACTCGCTCTCGGGGAACCAAGACTGATTCCAAGATTGAAGGGCCGGAACGCAGCCAAGAAGAGCCCAAGGAAGGCGAGACAGAGGGGGAGGTGGGCACTGAGAAGAAGGGCCCTGACACCAGTGGCTTCATATCTGGATTGCCtttcctgtcccctcccccacctcccttggACCTGCACCGATTCCCAGCCCCTCTCTTCACCCCACCAGTCCTGCCCCCCTTCCCTCTGGTGCCCGAATCACTGCTTAagctccagcagcagcagctgctcctGCCCTTCTACCTCCACGATCTCAAGGTGGGGCCCAAGCTGACACTAGCTGGGCCTGCACCTGTGCTGTCCCTGCCAGCTGccacccctcctcctccaccccaaCCTCCCAAGGCTGAGCTGGCTGAGCGGGAGTGGGAGCGGCCCCCCATGGCCAAAGAGGGTAATGAGGCAGGGCCTTCCTCACCCCCCGACCCATTGCCCAACGAGGCTGCCCGCACTGCAGCCAAAGCCCTTCTAGAAAACTTTGGCTTTGAGCTGGTGATCCAGTACAATGAAGGGAAGCAAGCTGtgccccctccccctaccccacccccacctgaggCCCTCGGGGGTGGGGACAAGCTGGCCTGTGGGGCCTGTGGGAAACTCTTCTCCAATATGCTTATCCTCAAGACACACGAGGAACATGTCCACCGCCGCTTTCTGCCCTTTGAAGCCCTGAGCCGTTATGCTGCTCAGTTTCGAAAGAGCTATGACAGCCTATACCCGCCCCTTGCAGAGCCTCCCAAACCTCCTGATGGGTCTCTGGATTCACCTGCTCCCCACCTGGGCCCACCCTTCCTGGTcccagagcctgaggcaggggggACCCGTGCCCCCGAAGAGCGAAATCGAGCAGGGGGACACTGGCccacagaggaggaagaaagCTCCAGAGGGAATCTTCCTCCCCTGGTGCCTGCCGGCCGCCGGTTCTCCAGAACCAAGTTCACAGAGTTCCAGACCCAAGCCCTGCAGTCTTTCTTTGAGACTAGTGCCTACCCCAAAGATGGAGAGGTGGAGCGACTTGCAAGTCTGTTGGGTCTGGCTAGCcgtgtggtggtggtgtggttcCAGAATGCCCGCCAGAAAGCACGCAAAAATGCCTGTGAGGGTGGGTCCATGCCAACCGGAGGAGGCACTGGCGGAGCCTCCGGCTGCAGGCGTTGCCACGccactttctcctgtgttttTGAGTTGGTGCGCCACCTCAAGAAGTGCTATGATGACCAGACCcttgaagaggaggaggaagaggcagagagaggggaagaggaggaagaggtggaagaagaagaagtagaGGAGGAACAGGGCCTTGAACCTCCAGCAGGGCCTGAGGGCCCATTACCAGAGCCTCCAGATGGGGAGGAGCTGAGCCAAGCAGAGGCAACAAAGGCAGGAGGCAAAGAGCCTGAAGAGAAGGCTACTCCATCACCTTCCCCAGCCCATACCTGTGACCAGTGTGCCATTTCTTTCTCCAGCCAGGACCTCCTGACCAGTCACCGCCGACTACATTTCCTGCCATCTCTGCAGCCCAGTGCTCCCCCGCAACTCCTAGATCTGCCCTTGCTGGTGTTTGGGGAGAGAAACCCCCTGGTGGCAGCCACCTCACCAATGCCAGGTCCACCTCTCAAACGGAAGCATGAGGACGGCAGCTTGTCTCCCACAGGCAGTGaagcagggggaggaggggagggcgaGCCCCCCAGGGACAAGCGCCTGCGCACCACCATCTTGCCTGAGCAGCTAGAGATCCTGTACCGTTGGTACATGCAGGATTCCAACCCAACACGCAAGATGCTCGACTGCATCTCCGAGGAGGTGGGGCTCAAAAAGCGAGTGGTACAGGTCTGGTTCCAGAATACCAGGGCCCGGGAGAGGAAAGGCCAGTTTCGAAGCACCCCTGGGGGGGTGCCTAGTCCAGCAGTGAAACCGCCTGCCACAGCCACCCCTGCATCATTGCCCAAGTTCAACCTCTTATTAGGCAAGGTAGATGATGGCACTGGGAGGGAAGCCCCAAAGAGGGAAGCACCTGCTTTTCCCTACCCCACTGCCACGCTTGCTTCTGGGCCCCAGCCTTTCCTACCACCTGGGAAAGAGGCCACCACCCCAACACCAGAGCCACCTCTACCTCTCCTACCTCCCCCTCCACCCAGTGAGGAAGAGGGCCCAGAGGAACCACCTAAAGCTTCTCCAGAGAGTGAGGCTTGCAGTCTGTCTGCAGGAGATCTGAGTGATTCATCTGCTTCCAGCCTAGCTGAACCAGAATCCCCTGGGGCTGGAGGGACCAGTGGGGGACCTGGAGGTGGGACTGGGGTTCCAGATGGAATGGGGCAGCGGCGCTACAGGACCCAGATGAGCAGCCTGCAGCTGAAGATCATGAAAGCCTGCTATGAAGCTTACCGCACCCCCACCATGCAGGAGTGTGAGGTGCTGGGAGAGGAGATTGGGCTGCCCAAGAGAGTCATCCAGGTCTGGTTCCAGAATGCTCGTGCCAAGGAAAAGAAGGCCAAACTACAGGGGACAGCCGCTGGGAGCACTGGGGGCAGCAGTGAGGGCCCCTTAGCAGCCCAGCGCACTGACTGCCCCTATTGTGATGTCAAGTATGATTTCTATGTCTCCTGCCGAGGCCATCTCTTTTCCCGTCAGCACCTGGCCAAACTCAAGGAGGCGGTTCGAGCCCAGCTGAAGAGTGAAAGCAAGTGCTACGACTTGGCCCCAGCACCTGAGGCTCCCCCAGCTCTCAAGGccccacctgccaccacacctgcctccATGCCCCTCGGGGCTGCCCCAACCTTGCCTCGCCTGGCGCCGGTCCTCTTATCTGGCCCAGCTCTGGCTCAGCCCCCGCTGGGCAACTTAGCTCCTTTCAATTCAG GCCCGGCAGCCTCCTCAGGCCTCCTCGGCCTCGCCACTTCGGTCCTGCCTACCACCACAGTGGTCCAGACTGCTGGCCCAGGCCGCCCCTTACCTCAGAGACCCATGCCCGACCAAACCAACACCTCCACAGCAGGCACCACTGACCCTGTCCCAGGCCCTCCTACTGAGCCCTTGGGGGACAAGGTTTCCAGTGAGCGAAAGCCAGTTGCAGGCCCCACCAGCTCCTCCAATGATGCCCTCAAGAACCTCAAAGCATTGAAGACCACTGTCCCAGCCCTGTTGGGGGGCCAGTTCCTGCCCTTTCCATTGCCCCCTGCTGGGGGAACAGCACCGCCAGCTGTCTTTGGCCCCCAGCTACAGGGGGCCTACTTCCAACAGCTCTATGGCATGAAGAAGGGGCTATTTCCCATGAACCCCATGATACCTCAGACCCTCATTGGGCTGCTCCCCAATGCCCTCCTCCAGCCGCCACCCCAGCCCCCTGAGCCCACAGCCACAGCACCTCCAAAGCCTCCTGAACTGCCTGCTCCAGGGGAGGGGGAAGCTGGTGAGGTTGATGAGCTGCTGACAGGCAGCACTGGCATCTCCACCGTGGATGTAACCCATCGCTACCTGTGCCACCAGTGCAAGATGGCATTTGACGGGGAGGCCCCGGCTACTGCCCACCAGAGATCCTTCTGCTTCTTTGGGCGGGGCTCTGGGGGCTCCATGCCACCCCCATTGCGGGTGCCCATCTGCACCTACCACTGCCTGGCATGTGAGGTGCTGCTGAGTGGGCGTGAAGCCCTAGCCTCCCACCTGCGCTCCTCGGCCCACAGGCGCAAGGCAGCCCCACCTCAAGGGGGCCCACCCATCTCCATCACCAACGCCGCCACTGCTGCCTCGGCTGCTGTGGCTTTTGCCAAAGAGGAAGCAAGATTACCTCACACGGACTCCAACCCAAAAACTACGACTACCTCTACACTTCTAGCTTTATAA